The following coding sequences are from one Candidatus Poribacteria bacterium window:
- a CDS encoding glycosyltransferase family 39 protein, with translation MKHLQQRIQTAIRLIPVQIGLLALFFCAYHIFLFYIMRETGLDLGAVGFNRHIVPLYAQPSFDLSLWILPALVVCIGFLYLCHRYLLSDTSERRLIWIAFACFIAIHISVAQIDGYREIERDGEKTRILTLLEPYTRTSLEYYGDVPRVDELGIRRFLKDYSKPELFDTLSGHTRTHPPGGVLFLWHVSGLFGYNLVSASLVSIIFTALTVIPIYRLGVYLYGEKVGRYALLLFLVTPNFVMFTGTSMDGPFSVFPILSIYLFYKAQERETIPDQKWHEFRPYSLLTGLSLALGMFMTYSTVVVGVFLCVVALLERKQFRQYLKVLLFAASGFIGFYLLLFVLTGFRPIEALWAAIKKDESGMGTGYESIDRYFHLSFANLFAFLIGVGFPITLVWLREIVSALKQWKQDSTSSEQASNGARLPWIFRHEKLDTFIIGFLITLLFFTFSTLFTMEVERIWIFMVPFFVIPVAKHLTARPISDFYWVIGILVAQLIIGEVLLYTYW, from the coding sequence ATGAAACACTTACAACAGCGTATCCAAACAGCGATTCGGTTAATTCCCGTCCAGATTGGATTACTCGCGCTATTTTTCTGTGCCTACCACATATTCCTATTTTACATCATGCGCGAAACAGGTCTTGACCTCGGTGCGGTGGGGTTCAACAGGCACATTGTCCCTCTTTATGCCCAACCGAGTTTCGACTTGAGTTTGTGGATATTGCCTGCCCTTGTGGTGTGTATCGGTTTCCTCTATCTCTGCCATAGATACCTGCTTTCGGATACGTCTGAGCGACGCTTAATCTGGATAGCGTTCGCTTGCTTCATCGCAATTCATATTAGCGTTGCCCAAATTGATGGATACCGGGAGATTGAACGCGATGGTGAGAAGACGCGGATCTTAACGCTTTTGGAACCGTATACACGTACATCGTTGGAGTATTATGGCGATGTGCCGCGCGTTGACGAACTCGGCATCCGCAGGTTTCTCAAGGATTATAGCAAACCGGAACTGTTTGATACACTTTCAGGACACACGCGCACCCATCCGCCGGGGGGTGTGCTTTTCTTATGGCATGTCAGTGGACTCTTCGGTTACAATCTCGTATCGGCATCGTTAGTCTCAATTATCTTCACCGCGCTCACAGTGATACCAATCTATCGCCTCGGCGTGTACCTCTACGGCGAAAAGGTCGGCCGATATGCCCTTCTCCTATTCCTCGTCACCCCCAATTTCGTGATGTTCACCGGTACGTCAATGGACGGTCCCTTCAGCGTTTTCCCAATTTTAAGCATCTACCTCTTTTATAAAGCGCAGGAACGGGAAACCATACCCGACCAGAAGTGGCATGAATTCCGGCCTTATAGTTTACTAACAGGACTTTCGCTTGCACTCGGAATGTTCATGACGTATTCAACGGTCGTTGTCGGTGTATTTTTGTGTGTTGTTGCTTTATTGGAGCGGAAGCAGTTCCGGCAGTATCTGAAGGTTTTGCTGTTCGCGGCTTCAGGATTTATCGGATTTTACCTATTGCTTTTTGTCTTGACGGGATTCCGTCCGATTGAGGCACTCTGGGCGGCTATCAAAAAGGATGAATCAGGCATGGGGACGGGGTATGAAAGCATCGACCGTTATTTCCATCTGAGTTTTGCCAACCTATTTGCCTTCCTGATCGGTGTCGGATTTCCGATAACACTGGTCTGGCTCCGAGAAATTGTATCAGCACTGAAACAGTGGAAACAGGACAGCACGTCATCTGAACAGGCGAGTAATGGTGCGCGTCTCCCTTGGATATTTCGTCATGAAAAATTAGACACGTTCATCATCGGTTTCCTAATCACCCTCCTCTTTTTCACATTTTCGACGCTATTTACAATGGAAGTTGAGCGGATATGGATTTTCATGGTGCCGTTCTTCGTTATCCCTGTCGCGAAACATCTCACGGCGCGTCCGATATCGGATTTCTATTGGGTCATAGGTATACTCGTCGCGCAACTCATCATCGGAGAAGTTCTACTCTACACGTATTGGTAG
- a CDS encoding glycosyltransferase, whose amino-acid sequence MRILYVIDSMTKDGAESQLLKTLDRLPPEQYEAYVVLSRAEGERVAELAEISCVKDVATFGSGGRRMKLLEKAFALAGIVNAVKPNIVHSWLWYSNFLCGLSRKLGLWRKIPFIASQRGDYHARYGKFRLWLTEKLIYNTADTLLTNSVQIQRHLREQYPDKKVVSIPNLLELPTEKWSQQRGDGTQEKLIVSVGRFAPEKGHRYLIEALNLLNQQNVAWRCTFLGEGELEAELRALVAEYGLSEQIAFPGFCEDVFSVLFTADVFVLPSLHESSPNALIEAMGTGMPCIASDVGGIVDLIEAEKNGIRVPPQDPEALATALHRMLTDSDFASALGKNARATIQEKFDSTESLRKLEEIYQGYRFIKA is encoded by the coding sequence TTGCGAATTCTCTACGTCATTGATTCTATGACAAAGGATGGTGCCGAGTCGCAGCTGCTCAAGACATTAGATCGGTTGCCGCCGGAGCAGTATGAGGCTTATGTTGTGCTGAGCCGTGCCGAAGGCGAACGCGTAGCAGAACTTGCTGAGATCTCCTGCGTAAAGGATGTCGCCACATTTGGAAGCGGAGGTAGGCGCATGAAGTTATTGGAAAAAGCCTTCGCGCTCGCTGGTATTGTCAATGCGGTTAAACCGAACATCGTACATAGTTGGTTATGGTATTCCAATTTCCTTTGTGGACTTTCCCGTAAACTTGGGCTGTGGCGGAAAATTCCATTCATTGCCTCACAACGCGGCGACTACCACGCGAGATACGGAAAGTTTCGGCTCTGGCTCACAGAAAAACTTATTTATAACACTGCTGACACTCTACTGACGAATTCAGTGCAAATTCAACGGCATCTCCGCGAACAGTATCCAGACAAAAAGGTTGTTAGCATTCCAAACCTATTGGAATTACCGACCGAAAAATGGTCTCAGCAACGCGGAGACGGTACCCAAGAAAAGTTAATCGTGAGTGTAGGACGCTTCGCACCTGAAAAAGGGCACCGGTATCTGATTGAGGCGTTGAATTTACTGAACCAACAGAATGTCGCGTGGCGATGCACATTTCTCGGTGAAGGCGAACTGGAAGCGGAACTCCGTGCACTCGTAGCAGAATACGGACTCTCAGAACAGATAGCGTTTCCCGGTTTCTGCGAAGATGTCTTTTCTGTGCTTTTCACGGCAGATGTTTTTGTGCTTCCCTCACTCCACGAGAGCTCGCCAAATGCACTGATTGAGGCGATGGGAACCGGGATGCCCTGCATTGCTTCGGATGTGGGTGGCATTGTAGATTTAATTGAGGCTGAGAAAAACGGTATCCGGGTTCCACCACAAGATCCAGAAGCGTTAGCGACAGCACTCCATCGGATGTTGACTGATTCTGACTTTGCAAGTGCGTTGGGAAAAAACGCCCGCGCAACGATTCAGGAGAAGTTCGACAGCACGGAGTCCCTTCGGAAATTGGAAGAGATTTATCAAGGTTATAGATTCATAAAGGCATAA